The genomic DNA GTTTACCAGATCGGATCACTCTCAGGACTGTAGGAATGCTTTACTGACCAATGGGTAAAGCGTCTGTGTGTGCAGAGTGCAGTGCATTGTGAAGGGTGCAGTGTACCTACCGCCTCGTCATACCCCATGTGCATGAACTGCATGATCCATTGCTGCACATCTGGCCTGCTGCGGTCCCAGATGTTCCTCTTGGGCCTCCGTAGGGAGGTCAGGAACTCTTTGGCCTTGGAGGGGGCCACCGCCACCCCCGCAGGCTTCGTACCTCCGCCCGCTAAGGAAATACAGGTAAGGAGAGGTCATGGGTCAAGGTGTGGCTGTAAAGAAGTCTATAAGCACACCTGTTTACCCACAGCAGAGTCTGAGGCAGGGGGAAGTGTGTAGGGAGCAGGGGAGCTGTCagtgactgagagacagagtggttCTGACCGACCAGCAGCagccaggacagacaggagaggagcctAAAGGCTACATCAGCGACACTATAAATATCAACGGGTGTTTTTAGATTATTAATAAGACTCATGAAGCCATCATCATCTGAGACTGTCACTTATCAGTCCAGGCACTCATCCCACAGAGGACTGCGTGTGTTGCGTGCCATGGAGGTCTGTCTGAACATGACAGGGCTATTCAAAGCTAGACAAGTGTGAAAAGTTTACCGCCTGAGGTGGATTTGTCGATaaagttatttatttttattgaaccttttatttaactaggcaagggaAAGGTGAATTGTTTTCCTGACATTAATGATGCAGACATGCGGATGTAGTTGTAATGAATACGATTGGAGACAAGAGTGCTGGTTTaaagcgcagggcgcagcaggtgtttgttagcgaaggaccacaggaggaggcaggtagctgggtccaggggcaggcagaaggtcatacacaggggggtCCAAAAAGGTAACAGTACACACAGGGAAAAGGCTAATAACGTAGTCAGGGAGATCAGGCAAGAGGTTGACGACAGGAAATCTGACAGGCagaagtacaggcagggaataggcaaaaaggCGTCGTTAGTGAGGATGGCCAAACACCATGATACACAGGAGGACTAATATGGAACTAAACAGAGCTCCGAATAGAATGTgtatcaaaacaaacaatacctcacaatgatggggtgcaaagaagtgaactaaatagtgtgtgataatgacatacaggtgtgtgaacaggtgatcagaattcaggtgattagGATCTGGAGAGTGAACTGCGTTCagggggatctatgtgtttgagagcgCGAGCTGGAAGCAGACATTACAGTAGCGTGGCTCAgtgtagtcagtgtgtgtgtagtctcagctgTGAGATGTTTCTCATGAGAAACAGCCATAATCCATATTGCCATCTCTTTTCTTCAGTAGTCTGTGGAGCTTGTTCTCCCCTGCGCCATCTGTTGGAGACGCTCAGACAAAAGAGGTTAAATAAAGACAAATCAGATATATTCTACTTGATTTTAACATTACATCAGTTTGTATCCACTGTTATATCATTACTATGAAAGACGTACAGTGAGTGAACAACATGTTTGTAttaagttgcacccccttttgccctcagaactgcCTCAATTCGCCGGAGCATTTACTCTACAaggtgctggcccatgttgactcctatgctttccacagttgggtcaagttagctggatgcttttgggtggtggaccattctagatacacacgggaaacgttgcagttcttgacacactgcgcctggaacctactaccataccctgttcaaaggcacttaaatcgttttgtcttgcccattcaccctctgaatggcacacacacacaatccatgtctcaattgtcgcagggcttaaaaatccttctttaacctgatttaacaagtgacatcaataagggattctagctttcacctggattcacctggtcagtctactctatgtcatggaaagagcaggtgtttggtacactcagtgtgtatcgTTGTTATGCcctatgacagagagagagttcatGTAAGGAGTGTCTAGGAAATCTAATTCTGAAACATTTAAGTGTTACAATTCTCCTATTAAGATGTCAAACCAATGCAGTATACAAAAAACCTAGTATATCCCTCCCTTCATACCCATTCACCATGTCAATAATTAAAAAACACTTGAGTTAATCGAAGTGTTACCAAAGCAGGGATGGCAGGGgcgcagggttgtgttccaaatgaaACAACTGCAAGTATGCTTGCtgtagttcctcaacggcacagctaggagcgcaaaaaaaaaaaaaaaaaaaacataattgaagactcttcttttagtcataaaagtgcattgacattgcttaggaactgtgcacactttggagaggtgtgtgaccACTTGGagtcaccagttagtcctctcactcaaaccatttcaaatgtttttgttgcacctaccccacattcTCCAGAAATATTATCGTCACGTTACAGAAtatatccagagtattttcagattttgttttcaacaaatgtggcgaaaagtacagtaaaatgcacataaaatcaacagtgtaatgtttggattcagtcttgtgtcaggtgtgCCCAACTTTGGTCTAATCACCTCCCCATTATCTCCAAAACGGTTCCCTTTCAATTGTTACCATGATTATGCATATGCTTTTCATATttattctgtaagaaacatttccaTGTAGCCCTATCCATACAGGCCCAttcccacaagtgtaaagggtAACGGATGTGTTGTATCAATGTGGTTATTTGATTGTAGTCTGGTTTGATGTTAGATGGCCGGTTCGAGAGGTAGAGAGCGGAGACCTTCCTCTAGCTAGCAGACAGTAGACGGTAGGAGGGTGATATTCACGGACAAACAATGTGACACGAGGGTGTGAAATCCTCCCTCCAGGAGCTGTGGTTTGGTTTGACCTCCTTTTGTCCTCCACACGCAAATACTTCAATCCACCCtcccttttttttttactctccctccctcttgctgTTCTCTTGGTTTTACCTctccttttttttctccctctctctctctctcttaaccatTATTCTTTCTCCCGGTGAACTTCAAGAATCAAAGCTTCCGACAGAGCATCCAAGATGGTGGCTACAGGGCGGATAGAATAGCCACGGAACTCTTTCAAAATCAGATGTCACACTGTCCTCGAGAAGAATGAAAAAATCCAGTCTCTGCTGATCTCAgcaattaaaaatgtaaaaaatagagAGATGGGAAAATGTATCGAGACAGGCGTGCAGGCACCCTTTTCCAAATCTCTGTTCTCTGTAACAGTTTTTGTCACGTGGCAACATACTATGACATTTGAATGCATCAACCTGCAAATGTACAGTATAAATGTGATGGGTCAGTGAGTACACTCAATCACAAATGTACAATATGAATGTGAGTGACGGAAGGGTTTTTTACCTGAGTGAGCGCAGTAGGAGAGGAAGGCCGTTAGCAGTAGAACCTGCAGACAGAGGTTGTGGAAAGCCATGGTCTCCGTCTCTGTCCCAGGCGTCTCTCTGAGTCTCGGGAAGCAGTGGGTAGAGGAAGCAGGAGGAGAATCAGGAGCAGTGGAAGCAGGAGTCTCCCCACAGGCCCAGAGAACAAACATTCctccctagaggaaaacctgcttgtGCCGGTTCAG from Oncorhynchus clarkii lewisi isolate Uvic-CL-2024 chromosome 7, UVic_Ocla_1.0, whole genome shotgun sequence includes the following:
- the LOC139414150 gene encoding augurin-A-like; the protein is MFVLWACGETPASTAPDSPPASSTHCFPRLRETPGTETETMAFHNLCLQVLLLTAFLSYCAHSDGAGENKLHRLLKKRDAGGGTKPAGVAVAPSKAKEFLTSLRRPKRNIWDRSRPDVQQWIMQFMHMGYDEARLETDLSYWMDLARSSDQGRQHHYGENAPIGPQDPGSYRHGANVNYDYY